AAGTTGCACCACTCTGTTAAGGAAATGGGGTTTGCGGCACATCTGCGCTATCATTGGATGGAACCAGTGGTGTATAAATCCTTACTGTACATTCCGTTGGCAATTATTGGCGGTTTTAATGTGGAATCTGTTGCCATTGTGCATTTTTCGGCACTTGCAATCGGTCATCTAAACCATGCCAATTTGGGCTGGGATTACGGCTTTTTAAAATATATTTTCAACAATCCTAAAATGCACATTTGGCACCACGCTAAAGTTTTGCCAAAACACGCCCAATACGGTGTTAATTTCGGGATTAGTTTAAGTCTTTGGGATTATCTTTTTAAAACGAACCATATTCCGCACGACGGTCGCGACATTGAGCTGGGCTTTGATGGAGATGAAAAATTTCCTTCCGGTTTTATTTCACAGGAATTATATCCTATAAAAACCAAAAGGCGAACTAATTCGTAATTATTTTAAATCCTGAAAACTGTTATAAATGAAAACGATCTTCAATCTCGCCACCTTATTATTTTTAGTATGCTCACTCCAAAGTTGCAATCTGCTATCGGCCGCGGGTATTAGTAGCCAAGGACAACCTACAAAGAAAGTACAATCCAATCTCACCTCAACCACAGCAAATTCTGCCGTAAATATTGATCATTCGCAATGGGACAAATTGCTGAAAAAACATGTAAACAGCGACGGAATGGTAGATTATAAAGCGTTTAAAAAAGACGAAGCCAAACTGGATGGATATTTAAAAATGCTTTCGGAAAAAAATCCAACCAACAACTGGAGCGTTCAGGAATTGCTCGCTTTTTACATAAACCTTTACAATGCAGCTACGGTAAAATTGATCGTGGAAAATTACCCACTAAAAAGCATAAAAGATATTGATGGCGCTTGGACCAAAGGACGTGTGGCAGTGGGCGATAAAATGCTTTCGCTCGGCGGAATTGAAAACGGAATACTTCGGAAAATGAACGAACCACGCATTCATTTCGCTATAAATTGTGCTTCTATTTCCTGCCCAAAACTTTTAGACGAAGCTTATACCGCCGCAAAAATTAACGAGCAATTGGACCGCGCGACAAACGAATTTATCAATAGCGACAAGAACGATATTTCTGCGAGCAACCCAAAGGTTTCCTCAATTTTTGATTGGTATGCAAAAGATTATAAAGTAAACGGCAAACAGGATGTAATAGCATTTATTAATCAATATTCTAATACAAAAATAAATGCAAACGCTACTTTAAGCTATAAAAACTATGATTGGAACCTAAACGATCAGTAGTAGGCGAATCATTTAAAAATTTTAAATCTCAACATGCTTTCAATCATCATCCCCGTTTTAAACGAAGCCGAAATCATAACCGAGTTGCTTCAAAAACTGCCCGCCCGACTTTCGGGAAAATATCGGGCCGATATAATATTTGTAGATGGCGGAAGCACAGACGGCACACAGTCATTAATCAATACCTATGTAACGAAAACGGTACAGCCCCAAAGTATTTATAGCATTCGCCTACTTTCTTCCGAAAAAGGTCGCGCAAAACAGATGAACGAAGGAGCAAAACACGCTCTAAGTGAAATACTGTACTTTTTGCACGCCGATTCATTTCCACCTAAAAAATTTGATAAATATATTGTTGCCGAAGTAAACAAAGGCAATCCGGCTGGCTGTTTCCGGTTAAAATTTGACAGTAATCATTGGTGGTTGCAATTGGCAGGCTGGTTAACGCGGTTTAACTGGAAAGCTTGTCGCGGCGGTGACCAAAGCCAATTTATCACCAAACAGCTTTTTAATTCTATCGGTGGTTTTGATGAAGATTATATAATTTACGAAGACAATATTTTAATAGGACAACTTTACAAACGAAAAAAGTTTGTAGTAATACCTAAAAAACTAACGACCTCCGCACGACTTTACAGGCAAAAAGGGGTTTGGAACTTACAGTATCATTTTTGGGCAATCTATGTAAAACGCGGGGTTGGCGCAGATGCCGACGAATTATATCAGTACTATTTGAAGCATATCAAGCAAGTGAATTCAACGGAAATTTCAGAAGAAAAATTTTCCAATCAAATTGTTGAAAATTAAACAGATTTAAAATCTTTCAATTTTCAAAGAGGTTTCTTTCCAAAATTTTTAGGATATTGTACAGAAAAACAAACAAAAAACATAGCTATGAACATTTTTGAAGCCATTAGAAAAGACCACGATAAACAACGCGAACTTTGCCGTTTGGTAACCTCCACTTCGGGCGATTCAAAAGGAAGGAAGGAAATGTGGGAAAAACTGAAGCACGAGTTAAAAATTCACGCTGATGCAGAGGAACGCACCTTTTATTCACCATTAATCCACAACGATATGATGCAGGAACACGCCCGCCACGGGATAGCCGAACATCACGAAATGGATGAACTCATGGAAAAAGTAGATGAGACCGATATGGATTCGCCAGCTTGGTTAGTGTACGCCAAACAATTGTGCGAAAAAGTTGAGCATCATTTGGAGGATGAGGAGCACAGTTTTTTTCAATTGGCAGGCAAGGTTTTCACCGAAGCACAAAAAACCGCAATCGCCAAAGATTATTTAAAACAAATGGAGGAAAACAGGTAACTGTTTAAAATAGTTACTCTTTATGGTCCATAATATTTTGCAATAATTTTCTGTGCTGGTTTATTTTGTGGCGTAAACTGAGTGTTCCTTGCACCTCCAACTTTATCGTTGGCAATAAACCATTTCCACAAAAAACCACCGGCGAACCACTGTTCATTCCAAACGCTTTTATACAGTCCTTCAAGTAAATTTGCCTGTGCTTTTAAATTTATGGAAGTCATTTCCCGATCGCTTCTCCAAGGCTCCTTCCCGCTTAAATCAACGCTTCGGTAACCGTATTCCGTAAAGAGAATTTTTTTATTTTCCTTATCCGAAATGGTTTGCAATTCTGTTTTCCATCGGCCCCAGCCTATTTTGGTTTCCTCTACTGTTGGCGTTTTTTGGTCTGAAATAGGGAAATACGCATTTACGCCAATATAGTCCAACGCATCCCAAAATGGAACTTGTTTGTACTCATCCCAATTGGCGGCATAGGTCACTTTTCCGTTGAAAATAGTTTTTACTTCAGCAATCAATTCGCGCCAAAATGCTGGGCGGTGTTCAATAAATTTTTCCAATTCGGTTCCTACACAGAAGATTTCAATATTTTCAGTTTCGGCAACTTTTGCAAAATCCAGAATGAAATTTTTATAGGTTTCTTCAAGTTGAAGCCAATCTGCTTCCGAAGCCATTTCAACATAGCCCGTAAATTCGCCGTTCCAAACCCAGATTTGAGGTTTCAACATTACCCTTATTCCGTTTTGATGAAGCATGTTAACATATTGCGCTACCCCTTCGTACGTTTCGCCAAACCATTGCCGCTTTTGATTGTATATAATTTCGGGATGATTCAAACCTTTTATAAAGCCAAAAGGCATCACCGTTACATAATTGGGATGGACCGTTTGTAACGCAACAATGTGCCTCGCCGAAAGTGAATCGGCAGCAGCCACAAAGCTCACGCCGTTAATTTTTGTAGATGCATTTTCAATAGTAGGTAAATCTAAAGAAGCATCCTTCTTTTGTGCACAGCCAGCACAAAAGAATATTATAAAAATGCAGCAAACAAAACGGTTAATAGGCTTCATAATAAAAGTTGAAGTTGAAATTACTGTTTTATTTCAGAATTTTTGTAAAAATTAATAACTGTTTTAAATCAGCCCCACATGTAATTGCGTAAATTTATAAACGACTGAAGAAAACAAGCATCAAAAGTATGGAGCACATTGTTATTATAGGCAACGGTATTGCGGGCATTACCGCAGCGCGACACATCAGGAAACTTTCAAATAAAAAAATTACCATCATTTCTGCTGAAACCGATCATTTTTTCTCCCGCACTGCTTTGATGTACGTTTATATGGGCCATATGCGGTGGCGCGATATAGAACCCTACGAATCTTGGTTTTGGGAAAAAAACAGACTGGAACTCAAAAATGCTTACGTTGAAACGGTAGATACCAACAACCAAACGCTTTATTTTAAAGGTGGCGGCAGTATAATTTACGATAAGCTAATAATTGCCTCTGGCTCCGTAACAAACACGTTTGGATGGGATGGACTGGAACTTAATGGCGTACAAGGTCTGGTGTCAAAACAGGATTTGGAAAAGCTAGAAACTAATGCTCCCAACAATAAAGAATGTCCGCGTGCTGTAATAATTGGCGGTGGTTTAATAGGCGTTGAAATGGCCGAAATGCTCCGCACTCGCGATATTGAAGTTACGATGCTTGTTCGCGAAGATGGTTTTTGGGCCAATGTGCTTCCAAAACAAGATGCCGAAATGATTTCTCGACACATTATTTCGCACGGTGTAGATCTTCGGCATAACACCGAATTGGATAAAATTCTAGATGATGGCAAAGGTAATGTGCGCGCCGTTTTAACTAAAAATGGCGAGGAAATTCCCTGTAGTGTTGTTGGAATTACCACCGGGGTAAAACCACAAATTTCATTTCTAAAAAACTCAAAAATTGAAACCGATAGAGGTATTTTGGTAAACCGTTTACTAGAAACAAATATTCAAAATGTATACGCAATTGGCGACTGTGCCCAACAACGGGAGCCCATCGGCAATCGCCCACCCGTAGAGGCGGTTTGGTACACCGGCCGAATGATGGGTGAGGCTTTGGCGCAGACTATAAGCGGAAAACCTTTTGAGTACAATCCTGGCAATTGGTTTAACAGCGCTAAATTTTTTGATATTGAATACCAAACGTACGGCTGGGTTTTTTCGGAAGAACGAAAAAAGGAATACGAAGTTCAATTTCATTGGAAATGCGCAAGCGACCTTCGTTGTATAACTATTTCATACCATAAAAATTCCAATGAATTTCTGGGTATAAATACGTTCGGAATACGGATGAGACAGGAAGTTTTTGATACTTGGCTCAACGAAAAAAGAAGTGTGGATTATGTAATCGAAAATTTAAAGCAAGCCAACTTCGACCCAGAATTTTATAAAAAATATGAAAACGAGATTTTGAGAGAATTCTTGTCATTAAATAAAACAGCAGTTTCCTAAAAACCTCACAGGTCTGGGAGACCTGTGAGGTCTAATTCCAAATAATATGAGTACAGTACAAAGAAATATGTCGCTTACGGGCGAACCGCCAAAAACCATAAACACGCAACAAAAGTTGGCTTCCGCCATAGGTTTAATTGGTTTGACCATACTCTTTTTGGCACTATTAAATGTAAGTTTTCCCAATAGAGCAATTTGGCTTACCACATCACTATTAATGATTGGCGGAGGAACCGTTTGGTTCTCTAATGCAGCGTATTTAAACAAACACGAAGGAATTAAAAACGACGGTGTCTATTTTAAATCGCTTACCTCTAAAGGGTTTTGGGCGTGGATTTTAGGCATAGCACTCACCTTATTTTATGTTTTGCTGTATTGGTTTCCACAATATTTGGGATTGGCTCAAAATGGTGATAATACAGGGCTCGTAGCACTTTTTGATCCGCTTAGCGAGGTTTTAAACGGTGGTCCCGCAAGCCAATGGTTTGTTTATGGCACCCTTTATACACTAGCTATTTTGGCATTTGGAATAAAATTTATTTTAAAATATCGCCACAATAAATACGAGAAATTACGCACCTATTCGGTCATGTTTTTTCAATTGGGTTTTGCGTTTCTTATTCCCGAGCTTATGTCCAGATTAAATAATGACACTTTCTCGCTGCCCTATTACGACCTTAAAAATATCTGGCCGCTTAACTATTATAATTTCGAGCAGTACCGTGTAGATCAGTTTATTTCGGCCGGTGATATTGGCTTGGCTTTGTTGATTTTTGGAATCGTTTCAATTTTTATAATCACCCCAATTTTAACTTATAAGTACGGCAAGCGCTGGTACTGTAGTTGGGTGTGCGGTTGTGGCGGACTCGCCGAAACGGCTGGCGATCCATTTAGGCATTTGAGCGACAAACGGCAGATAGCCTGGAAGGTGGAACGTTGGGTAATACACAGTGTGTTGGTTTTTGTAGTGTTAATGACAACGGCAGTAGTGCACAGCTATTTGGGCGACGACAGCACAAAATATTGGTTAACAAAAGATGTATTTCTACTCTCCGTGGCAGTAATTTTAACGGCAGTTGTCGTAGGTACTTGGATTTTTAAAAGAGAAGAATTGCAAAAAGATGCGCGTTATGGGGCAATTGGTTATTTCGTGATTATTATTTCGTTGATCGGGTTTCACTTTTTTTCAGGAAAGACTTTGTTTCTATTTGAAGCAGAAACCCTTCGTCAGAGCTATGGTTTTTTGATCGGTGCCGTTTTTAGCGGGGTGATTGGTGTAGGATTTTACCCAATCTTCGGAAGCCGGGTTTGGTGCCGTTTCGGTTGCCCGATGGCGGCAATTTTGGGATTTCAGCAACGGCTTTTTTCGCGGTTCAGAATTACCACAAACGGCGGGCAATGCATTAGTTGTGGCAATTGTTCCACCTATTGCGAAATGGGCATTGACGTACGCGCATACGCCCAAAAAGGTGAAAACATTGTACGTTCCAGCTGTGTAGGCTGTGGAATTTGCTCTGCGGTTTGTCCGCGTGGGGTTTTAAAACTTGAAAATGGTCCGTTGGAAAAACGCATCAATAGCAACGAAATTTTACTTGGTAACGACGTAGATTTAATGCATTATGTGAGCAAATAATCAGTGGTCAGTTGTCAGTTGTCAGTTGTCAGTGGTCAGTTGTCAGTTGTCAGTGGTCAGTTGTCAGTTGTCAGTTGTCAGTTGTCAGTGGTCAGTTGTCAGTTGTCAGTGGTCAGTTGTCAGTTGTCAGTTTCAAATTACTCATTATTCATTATTTTAATCCTTTTCTTTTAAAATTCACCCAAAGCGAAAAAACCAAAGCTAGCAGCGTAAAAACTAACGTTAATATTTCAACGAGTTGTGCATCGGGCCGCCAGCCGGAAAACGTTTCCACCAAAAAGCTTATGTAGCTATTCGGTAGATTGGTTTTACCCAAGTTACGCAAAATATCGTAATGCCAATCGGTTAAAAAACAATAACCGAAACCATTCCAAATGCCTAAAACAAGCCACGAAAAAAGGGTAAGTGCCAAAGTGAAAAAATGGAGCTTTCGTGTTTTTCTAAAAATCCAGCCAAAAAGATTAAAAACAATAAGCCCTGAATGAAAAACGATAAAAAACCAATTGCCGAATTGAAGCCAGAAATTTTCCAAGGGGAATTTTAATTTTTTGAATTAGTAAAATGCCACAATTTAAAGTTTATTTTTCTGAAATTCGCAAATCTAAAGAAGAGACCTAACAGGTTTTAAAATCCTGTGAGGTCTAATCCATATTAAATGAATAAAAACATCAAAGTAATAATTCCCGCCTATAACGAAGAAGCCTCGATAGGGAAAGTGATTGCTGAAATTCCCGATATCGTTTCAGAAATAATTGTGGTGAACAACAATTCTACTGACAGTACTGCAGCAGTTGCTGAAAAAGCAGGTGCCACTGTTCTGTTTCAACCAAAGGCGGGCTACGGAAACGCATGTTTGAAAGGAATGGAATACATTTCAGACAAAGATAAAAAGCCGGAAATAGTTGTTTTTTTAGATGGCGATTATAGCGATTACCCATCAGAATTAACAAAAATTGTGGCACCAATTCTTGAAGATAACCTAGATTTTGTTGTGGGTGCGCGTGTGAAAGAATTGCGGGAAGTGGGCGCCATGACTTTTCCCCAACGATTCGGAAATGTATTGGCAACCAAATTGATGACTTTATTTTTTAATTCAAAATTTACGGATCTGGGACCCTTTCGCGCTATTAAATACGAAAAATTACTCGCTTTAAATATGCAGGACAAAACCTACGGTTGGACGGTAGAAATGCAACTTAAAGTTCTAAAAAAGAATTTTACATATACCGAAGTACCCGTTAATTACAAAAACCGCATCGGGGTTTCAAAAGTTTCGGGTACCGTAAAAGGTGCTATCTTTGCGGGCGTAAAAATCCTAAGCTGGATTTTTAAATACAGTTTCAAAAAATGATTCTCGAATCAATAATCATCACGGTTTACTCCATTGCCCTGCTTCTCATTTTTATGTACGCTTTGGCACAATTAAACTTGCTTTTCAATTACCTCCGAGCGCGAAAAAACCATAAAATTGCGCCCACTTTTAATTTTTTAAATGCTGAAGAAATTCCATTTGTAACCATTCAGCTTCCTGTTTACAACGAATTATACGTAATGCAACGCTTGCTGGATAATATTTCTGAAATTGATTATCCAAAAGAAAAATTTGAAATTCAAGTGCTTGACGATAGCACAGACGAATCTTTTGAAAAAACCGCAAAACATATTATAGAACTTCAAAAAACGGGTTTGAACATCCAGCACCTAACACGTAAAAACCGTGAAGGCTTTAAGGCTGGCGCGCTAAAAGAGGGACTCAAATCCGCAAACGGCGAGTATATAGCTATTTTTGATGCCGATTTTCTTCCGAAGAAAAACTGGTTAAAAGAAACCATTCCTTATTTTAAAGATGCCGAAATTGGCGTGGTACAAACCCGTTGGGGACACCTAAACCGCGACTACTCCATACTTACGCGCGTGCAAGCCTTTGCGCTCGACGCACATTTTACTTTGGAACAAGTGGGTAGAAATAGCAAAGGACACTTTATAAATTTTA
This region of Aequorivita marisscotiae genomic DNA includes:
- a CDS encoding DUF547 domain-containing protein, giving the protein MKTIFNLATLLFLVCSLQSCNLLSAAGISSQGQPTKKVQSNLTSTTANSAVNIDHSQWDKLLKKHVNSDGMVDYKAFKKDEAKLDGYLKMLSEKNPTNNWSVQELLAFYINLYNAATVKLIVENYPLKSIKDIDGAWTKGRVAVGDKMLSLGGIENGILRKMNEPRIHFAINCASISCPKLLDEAYTAAKINEQLDRATNEFINSDKNDISASNPKVSSIFDWYAKDYKVNGKQDVIAFINQYSNTKINANATLSYKNYDWNLNDQ
- a CDS encoding NAD(P)/FAD-dependent oxidoreductase, which codes for MEHIVIIGNGIAGITAARHIRKLSNKKITIISAETDHFFSRTALMYVYMGHMRWRDIEPYESWFWEKNRLELKNAYVETVDTNNQTLYFKGGGSIIYDKLIIASGSVTNTFGWDGLELNGVQGLVSKQDLEKLETNAPNNKECPRAVIIGGGLIGVEMAEMLRTRDIEVTMLVREDGFWANVLPKQDAEMISRHIISHGVDLRHNTELDKILDDGKGNVRAVLTKNGEEIPCSVVGITTGVKPQISFLKNSKIETDRGILVNRLLETNIQNVYAIGDCAQQREPIGNRPPVEAVWYTGRMMGEALAQTISGKPFEYNPGNWFNSAKFFDIEYQTYGWVFSEERKKEYEVQFHWKCASDLRCITISYHKNSNEFLGINTFGIRMRQEVFDTWLNEKRSVDYVIENLKQANFDPEFYKKYENEILREFLSLNKTAVS
- a CDS encoding glycoside hydrolase family 113; the encoded protein is MKPINRFVCCIFIIFFCAGCAQKKDASLDLPTIENASTKINGVSFVAAADSLSARHIVALQTVHPNYVTVMPFGFIKGLNHPEIIYNQKRQWFGETYEGVAQYVNMLHQNGIRVMLKPQIWVWNGEFTGYVEMASEADWLQLEETYKNFILDFAKVAETENIEIFCVGTELEKFIEHRPAFWRELIAEVKTIFNGKVTYAANWDEYKQVPFWDALDYIGVNAYFPISDQKTPTVEETKIGWGRWKTELQTISDKENKKILFTEYGYRSVDLSGKEPWRSDREMTSINLKAQANLLEGLYKSVWNEQWFAGGFLWKWFIANDKVGGARNTQFTPQNKPAQKIIAKYYGP
- a CDS encoding DUF2784 family protein; the encoded protein is MENFWLQFGNWFFIVFHSGLIVFNLFGWIFRKTRKLHFFTLALTLFSWLVLGIWNGFGYCFLTDWHYDILRNLGKTNLPNSYISFLVETFSGWRPDAQLVEILTLVFTLLALVFSLWVNFKRKGLK
- a CDS encoding glycosyltransferase family 2 protein; amino-acid sequence: MNKNIKVIIPAYNEEASIGKVIAEIPDIVSEIIVVNNNSTDSTAAVAEKAGATVLFQPKAGYGNACLKGMEYISDKDKKPEIVVFLDGDYSDYPSELTKIVAPILEDNLDFVVGARVKELREVGAMTFPQRFGNVLATKLMTLFFNSKFTDLGPFRAIKYEKLLALNMQDKTYGWTVEMQLKVLKKNFTYTEVPVNYKNRIGVSKVSGTVKGAIFAGVKILSWIFKYSFKK
- a CDS encoding hemerythrin domain-containing protein, encoding MNIFEAIRKDHDKQRELCRLVTSTSGDSKGRKEMWEKLKHELKIHADAEERTFYSPLIHNDMMQEHARHGIAEHHEMDELMEKVDETDMDSPAWLVYAKQLCEKVEHHLEDEEHSFFQLAGKVFTEAQKTAIAKDYLKQMEENR
- a CDS encoding 4Fe-4S binding protein; amino-acid sequence: MSTVQRNMSLTGEPPKTINTQQKLASAIGLIGLTILFLALLNVSFPNRAIWLTTSLLMIGGGTVWFSNAAYLNKHEGIKNDGVYFKSLTSKGFWAWILGIALTLFYVLLYWFPQYLGLAQNGDNTGLVALFDPLSEVLNGGPASQWFVYGTLYTLAILAFGIKFILKYRHNKYEKLRTYSVMFFQLGFAFLIPELMSRLNNDTFSLPYYDLKNIWPLNYYNFEQYRVDQFISAGDIGLALLIFGIVSIFIITPILTYKYGKRWYCSWVCGCGGLAETAGDPFRHLSDKRQIAWKVERWVIHSVLVFVVLMTTAVVHSYLGDDSTKYWLTKDVFLLSVAVILTAVVVGTWIFKREELQKDARYGAIGYFVIIISLIGFHFFSGKTLFLFEAETLRQSYGFLIGAVFSGVIGVGFYPIFGSRVWCRFGCPMAAILGFQQRLFSRFRITTNGGQCISCGNCSTYCEMGIDVRAYAQKGENIVRSSCVGCGICSAVCPRGVLKLENGPLEKRINSNEILLGNDVDLMHYVSK
- a CDS encoding sterol desaturase family protein, which translates into the protein MEKYFEIFKNSYHGYFNYLWREITYFHWENYFYGLILVSLLVWVLELLFPWRKQQKVFRKDFWLDTFYMFFNFFLLNLIVLIFLSNATAELFNDLLSVVGLKLSSFQLLDLDALPFGIGLLIFFLITDFVQWNTHRLLHYSPFLWNFHKLHHSVKEMGFAAHLRYHWMEPVVYKSLLYIPLAIIGGFNVESVAIVHFSALAIGHLNHANLGWDYGFLKYIFNNPKMHIWHHAKVLPKHAQYGVNFGISLSLWDYLFKTNHIPHDGRDIELGFDGDEKFPSGFISQELYPIKTKRRTNS
- a CDS encoding TIGR04283 family arsenosugar biosynthesis glycosyltransferase; protein product: MLSIIIPVLNEAEIITELLQKLPARLSGKYRADIIFVDGGSTDGTQSLINTYVTKTVQPQSIYSIRLLSSEKGRAKQMNEGAKHALSEILYFLHADSFPPKKFDKYIVAEVNKGNPAGCFRLKFDSNHWWLQLAGWLTRFNWKACRGGDQSQFITKQLFNSIGGFDEDYIIYEDNILIGQLYKRKKFVVIPKKLTTSARLYRQKGVWNLQYHFWAIYVKRGVGADADELYQYYLKHIKQVNSTEISEEKFSNQIVEN